The genomic segment CGGCCCTGACGGCCGTTCGTCGCCGACCGGCAGCGGGTCGCGGAGGTAGACCAGGATCGCGTCGGCGAACGCGGGGACGGCGGAGCGGCACAGGCCCAGCAGGATCTCGTCGAGGTCCAGACCGCGGGCGATCCGCCGGGTGGCCGCCCCGACGTACCGCAGCCGCTCGGCCTCCGAGATCGAGGACCCCGCCGTACGGGCGCCGAGGGTGCCGGAGGCGGGCGGGGCGGGCAGCGCGGAGGCCGCGGGCGGGGGCGGCGCCGCGGGGGTGGGTGCCAGCGCCGCGGCCGGCTCCTCGTGGCGCGGATGGCCGGCGGGCTCCATGGCGGCGCCCGCCGGGCCCTGGGTCCCGCGCGGCGGGGTGCTGGAGAACGACGCGTCGGGGCCGGGGTCGCGCCGGGGCGTGCCCGCGGCCTGCGCCGCCTGCCGGTCCCGTGCGGGACGGTCGTCGGGCAGTGCCTGGGGCGGCGAGGCGGGCTGGTCCTCCCGGTCGGAGCCCGGGGGCAGGCGGAAGCCGCCGCGCGGGTCCGGCAGCGGTGCCGGCAGGGCGGCATCCGGTCCCGGTTGCCGCGCCGGGGGCGGGGGCGTGCGATCCGTGGTCACGCGAGTCGTTCCATCCGGTTGTGCGCCACGCGCTGGCCGCGGCGGGGATTGGGCCGTGTCAGGCGCGTCGTCGGCAGTAGAGGAAGAGCTGCTCCTCCGGCGGCACGTCGGTGCTCGCCGGTGCATAGGCGTACGACTCCTCCTCGATCACCTCGAAGCCCGCGTCCGCCACTACCTGGTGCAAATCATCCCGTAGATAACCGGATACCCGGATGGTGTTACCAAGGAACGGGATTGCGAAGTCGTCCACATCCGCTTCGACCATCGAGAGGATGAAGAGACCCGCGGGCTCCAGCAGATCATGGATGGCCCGCAATGCGTAGGGAATCTCCGCGCGCGGCAGCATCAGCAGGGAGAAGAAGGCCGCGACCCCGTCGAAACGTCCGAGGTCGAGGGTGCCGCCGGGGCGCAGATCGGCGATGTCGCCCTGGTGGAACTCGGCCTCCGGCACGTACCGCGCGGCCAGCGCGAGCATGCCGGCGGACAGATCGACGCCGACGACCCGGTGTCCGGCCCCGGCGAGCTGCCGGGTGCTGGGCAGGCCGGTGCCGCAGCCCAGGTCGAGCACCCGCGATCCGGCGGGCAGCGTCTCCGCCAGCCACCGGCCGGCGGTGAGCTGGCCGTCCTTGTGGGGAAACGCTTCGTCGTACCGGTCGCCGATCGCGTCGAACGCCTCGGCCTGGCCGCCGCGGTCCCGCTTTATGTCCTCGTAGCCGCCGGTTCCCACTGCCTCGGTCCTCCTTGGTGCGCGTGGCTTGATGACTTGGCGTCAGGCTCTGGGTGCTGGTTGGGAATTGCGCGGTGTTGCGGAGCACGATCCTACGTTTGACGACCCGGGGCGCATCAAGGGGCTCACGAGGTCACTTTGCCGGACGGTTCCAGTCGTCCGGGAGTGACGGTACCGGCCAGCCGGGATCCGGGCGCCAGTCCTCCCAGCCGTCCCGGAAGGGCCGGCCCCAGGACCTGATGACCCCGGCCGCCTCCAGTCCGGCCGACCGTACCCGCTCGGCGCGTTCGGCGGGCATAAGGCCCGCGAGCTGCGCCTGGGCGAATTCGTCCTCGTCGAGCCAGTGCCAGCTGCGGTCCGGGCGGACCGCGATGTCGAGGAAGTGGTCCTCGGAGTCCAGACCGCCGGACCAGCGCCGGCGCGGCTCCTCCAGGTTCACGTACCAGTTCTTGAAATGCCACCTTTTGTCCCAGAAGAGCCAGACCGACCAGGGCTCGCCGGGGTGTGCGATCTTCAGCACACCCGCGCCCCACCACTGCTCGACGCGCGTAGTGCGCGGCTTGAGATAGCGGGTGGCGAGCGGCTCCCGGTGGATCGGCGAGCCATCGGTGAGCACCGGCTTCACACAGGAGGTACCGGGCGCCATCCAGACCGCGAGCAGCTCGGCGTCATCGCGCACGACGGTCACCGGGCGGCAGATGTGCAGCTCGTCGGTGCCGTTGCCCCGATAACGCCACAACACTTGCTCACCCGGCGACCAGTAGCCGCTGGTACCCGGCCCGTTTCCGTCAAGAAGAGTGTCGGCTGTCATGAACAGATCTTACGGATCAGCCCTTAAGGATGGGTCATGCGCAGCACATCCAGCGCCGCGTCCAGCTGCTCCTCGGTCAGTTTTCCCTGTTCGACATAGCCCAGCTCGATCACCACGTCCCGGATGCGCTTACGCTCCGCGACGGCTTTCTTGGCGACCTTGGCCGCCTCCTCATAACCGATGTACTTGTTCAGCGGGGTGACCACCGACGGCGAGGACTCCGCGTACTCACGGGCCCGCTCGACATTGGCGGTGATGCCGTCGACCGTGCGGTCGGCGAGCAGCCGGGAGACGTTGGCGAGCAGCCGGACGGATTCCAGCACGTTCCTGGCGATGACCGGGAGCATCACGTTGAGCTCGAAGTTCCCGGCGGCGCCGGCCATCGTGATCGTCAGGTCGTTGCCGGCGACCTGGGCCGCGACCATCAGCACGGCCTCCGGGATCACCGGGTTGACCTTGCCCGGCATGATCGACGAGCCCGGCTGGAGATCCGGCAGGTTGATCTCGGCCAGCCCGGTACGCGGTCCCGACGCCATCCAGCGCAGATCGTTGGAGATCTTGGTGAGGCCGACCGCGACGGTCTTGAGCTGCCCCGACATCTCGACGATGCCGTCCCGGGCGCCCTGCGCCTCGAAGTGGTCGCGCGCCTCGGTCAGCGGCAGCCCGGTGGTCCGCGCCACCTCGGCGATCACCGCGGCCGAGAAACCGGGCGGGGTGTTGATGCCGGTGCCGACCGCGGTGCCGCCGAGCGGCAGCTCCGCCAGCCGGGGCAGCGCGCCCAGCAGCCGCTCGACGCCGTACCTGACCTGGGCCGCGTAGCCGCCGAACTCCTGGCCCAGCGTGACGGGCGTGGCGTCCATCAGATGCGTACGGCCGGACTTCACGACGTCCGCGAACTCGGCCGCCTTGCGTTCCAGGGACTCCGCGAGGTGCTCCAGCGCGGGCACGAGGTCGCGGGTGACGGCGGCGGTGGCCGCGATGTGGATGGACGACGGGAACACGTCGTTGGACGACTGGGACGCGTTGACGTGGTCGTTCGGATGCACGTCACGGCCCAGCCGCTCCGTCGCCAGCGTCGCGATGACCTCGTTGGCGTTCATGTTGGAGGACGTGCCGGAGCCGGTCTGGAAGACGTCGATGGGGAACTGGTCGTCCCACCGGCCGTCCACCACCTCGGCCGCCGCCTCCTGGATCGCCTCGGCGATGTCCTTGTCCAGGACGCCGAGTCCGGCGTTCACCTTCGCGGCTGCCGCCTTGATCCGGGCCAGTGCCTCGATGTGCGCGCGCTCGATCTGCTGGCCGGAGATCGGGAAGTTCTCCACCGCCCGTTGGGTCTGGGCCCGCCATTTCGCGTCCGCGGGCACCCGTACCTCGCCCATCGAATCGTGCTCGATCCGGAAAGGCCGGTCCTGGGACGACTCCTCGGGCATGGCTGGATTCCTTTCCTCGGCAACTCCGCGACAACATTCCCATTGTCGTACTACTTCCAAGTAACACCCATCAGTAGGACAGTGCCGTAGCCCATTTCATTCCTGTGGAAGGAGCGACGTATGCGCATGTCGAGAAAGAGACGTTGTCGTGCCGCCGGGACGGTGCTGGCCGTCCTCGCGACCGTCCTCGCGGGCGGTGCCGGTCTGACCACCACGGCCTCCGCGGCCCCGCAGAACAGCACCGTCAAGCCGCTCTCCGCCGACCTCGAGCAGATCCGCGCCGCCGAGGCGACGGCCCTGTACGGGAGTCCGGCGATCCGGCCGGTGGCCGACCGCAAGACCGGGCTGATCTCGCTGGGGGACAGCGAGATATCCGGCGAGGGCGTCGGCACCTACGAGGCGGGTACGGACGGCCCCACGAACTGGTGCCACCGCTCCCCGGACTCCGCGATCCACCGCACCGGCATCCCCGCCGACGAGACGTACAACGTCGCCTGCTCCGGCGCCTACACCGGCAACATCAGGATCGGCGGCAGCAAGCAGTACGCGGACGAGCTGGTGCAGAGCGACAGCCTCGCCATCAAGGCCCGCAACACGAAGATCAAGATGGTGCTGCTGGTCGCGGGCGCCAATGACGACCTGCAGTTCGGACCCGTCATCACCGACTGCGTGGAGCGCTGGTTCCTGCTGCAGGGCAGCTGCGACTCCAAGTACTCGCCCGGCTGGCAGGCCCGCGTCGACGGACTGGTGCCCAAGGTCGAGGGGACCGTGCAAGACCTGCGAACGGTCATGCGCGACGCCGGCTACGCGGACGCCGACTACAAGCTCGTGGTGATGGGCTACCCCAGCCCGATGAGCCCCGACATCTACGACAACCCCGGCTTCCCCGGCAAGATCCCCGGCGGCTGCACCGGCTACGACACGGACCTCGCCTGGGGCCGGAACTACGCCGTACCCACCTTCGAACTCGGCATGCGGCAGGCCGCCGAGGCCTCCGGGGCGGTGTACCTCGACAACTCCCGGCTCTTCCACGGGCATGAGGCGTGCACGGACAACACCTGGGCGCGCGGCCTGGTCGTGAACATCACCAACCCGTTCCCGCCCGACGCCAACTCCGTACGCCAGTCCTTCCACCCGAACGCCCGCGGCCACGCCGCCTTCGCGTCGTGCCTGACCCAGCTCTACAACTCCGGCTACCAGGAAGCCGGTTGCGCCGACCCGGCCAGCACCGGCACTCCGGTGCTCCACCAGGGCGCCTGGGACGACGCGTTCAAGCCGGTCACCAACGCGGCCACCGGCCAGTGCATGGACGCCAACGGCGGCTCGTCGCGCAACAACACCGCGCTGCTCGGCTGGAGCTGCCACGGCGGCCGCAACCAGTCGTTCGCGTACGACACCCAGTACCAGTCGCTGCACATCGCGCTCAGCCAGGACCGGTGCATGGACGTCCCGGCCTCGAACTACAGCGCCGGAACCGGCCTCATCCTGTGGGACTGCCACGGCGGTGCCAACCAGCGGTTCACCATGACGGCGGGCACCATCCGCCCGGTGGCGGCCACCGGCCTGTGCGTGACCCAGAGCGCCGCGAGTTCGCCGCTGAAACTGGCGGCCTGCGACGGCTCCGCGAGCCAGCACTTCGCGTAACGGCTCGCACCGCACCACGGACGGGCCCCGCCGATGGAGCGGCGGGGCCCGTCCGTGCTGCTGTTGTCCTCAGGATCGGAGCGTCAGCCCCGGCGGCCGATCGAGAGCACCGGGCCCGACGGGTCCGTGAAGAAGTCGTTGCCCTTGTCGTCGACGACGATGAACGCGGGGAAGTCCTCGACCTCGATCTTCCAGACCGCTTCCATGCCCAGTTCCGCGTACTCCAGGACGTCGACCTTCTTGATGCAGTCCTGCGCGAGCCGCGCCGCCGGGCCGCCGATCGAGCCGAGGTAGAAACCGCCGTGCGCCTTGCACGCGTCGGTCACCTGCTTCGAGCGGTTGCCCTTGGCGAGCATGACGAACGAACCGCCGGCCGCCTGGAACTGCTCGACGTACGCGTCCATCCGGCCCGCCGTGGTGGGGCCGAACGAGCCGGAGGCGAAGCCCTCGGGGGTCTTGGCCGGGCCCGCGTAGTAGACGGGGTGGTCGTGCAGGTACTGCGGCATGGACTCGCCCGCGTCCAGCCGCTCCTTGATCTTGGCGTGCGCGATGTCACGGGCCACGACGAGCGTGCCGGACAGCGACAGCCGGGTCTTGACCGGGTACTTGGACAGCTCGGCGCGGATGTCCGCCATCGGCCGGTTCAGATCGACGCGCACCACGTCGTCGTCCAGGTGCTCGTCCGTGGTCTCCGGGAGGAAGCGCGCCGGGTCGGTCTCCAGCTGCTCCAGGAAGACGCCCTCGGCGGTGATCTTCGCGACGGCCTGCCGGTCGGCCGAGCAGGACACCGCGATGGCGACGGGCAGCGACGCGCCGTGCCGGGGCAGCCGCACCACGCGTACGTCGTGGCAGAAGTACTTGCCGCCGAACTGCGCGCCGATGCCGATCTTCTGCGTCAGCTCGAAGACCTTCTCCTCCAGGCCCTTGTCCCGGAAGCCGTGCCCATCCGGCGAGCCCTCGCCCGGCAGCTCGTCCAGGTAGTGCGCGGAGGCGTACTTGGCGGTCTTCAGCGCGAACTCCGCGCTGGTGCCGCCGACCACGATCGCCAGATGGTACGGCGGGCAGGCCGCGGTACCGAGCGAGCGGATCTTCTCCTCCAGGAACTTCATCATGGAGGCCTCGTTGAGGACCGCCTTCGTCTCCTGGTAGAGGAACGACTTGTTGGCGCTGCCGCCGCCCTTCGCCATGAACAGGAACTTGTACGCGCCGCCGTCGGTCGCGTACAGCTCGATCTGGGCGGGCAGGTTCGAGCCGGTGTTCTTCTCGTCCCACATGGTCAGCGGGGCCATCTGCGAGTACCGCAGGTTGAGCTTGGTGTACGCGTCGTAGATGCCGTGCGACAGCGCCGCCTCGTCACCGCCGGAGGTCAGCACGTTCTGGCCGCGCTTGCCCATCACGATCGCCGTGCCGGTGTCCTGGCACATGGGCAGCACGCCGGCCGCCGCGATGTTCGCGTTCTTCAGCAGGTCCAGCGCGACGAAGCGGTCGTTCGGCGACGCCTCGGGGTCGTCGAGGATCCGCCGCAGCTGGGTGAGGTGGGCCGGCCGCAGGTAGTGCGAGATGTCGTGCATCGCCTCGGCGGCGAGCGTCCGCAGCGCCTCCGGCTCGACCTTGAGGAAGGTGCGCCCGTCCGCCTCGACGGTGCTCACACCCTCGGAGGTGATCAGCCGGTACGGCGTCGTGTCCTCGCCGAGCGGGAGGAGATCCGTATAGGAGAACTCGGGCATTTTGGGGGGCTTCCTCACTCGGCTGGTCATTCGGCGGCGTCGACGAACGCCCTCCAGCGTAGAGCCCGCCGGCCGTCCGATCGTTGTGAGGTAGGGCTCACCCGCACTAGTCGCGATCTATCGCGTTTGTGTACGGTGGGCGGGTGGATGAATCGCAGCTCCAGAAGAAGTCGCAGCAGCCGGTGCCGATGCACAAGCCGACCACCGAAGCGGAGCTGCGCGCGTCCGATGCCGACCGTGACCGCATTTCCGACATTCTCCGCGATGCGCTGGCCGAGGGCCGGTTGAGCGCGGAGGAGCACTCGGAACGCCTCGACCATGTCTATGCCGCCAAGACGCTGGGCGAGCTGGAACCGCTGGTGCGGGACCTGCCGGCGACCCGGGAGGGCGGGCCGCGGCCGCTCGCGCCGCTGGCCGATCCGTCGTCGCCCGTCGTGGCCGAGAATCTCGTCGCGGTCTTCGGCGGCGCCGCCCGCAAGGGGCGCTGGCTCGTCGGCCGGCGCACCAACGCCTTCGCCTGCTTCGGCGGTGTGGAGATCGATCTGACCGAGGCCGTCTTCCAGCATCAGCAGATCGTGATCCATGCCACCGCGATCTTCGGAGGCGTCGAAGTACGCGTCCCGGAGAACGTCACTCTGCGTGGCAGCGGGACCGGGATCTTCGGTGGTTTCGAGGTCAAGACGTACGAGGCCCCGGATCCGAACGCACCGGTCGTCATCGTCACCGGCACCGCCATCTTCGGTGGCGTCGAGGCGAAGGCGAAGCGCGGGAAGCGCCTCAAGGAATGGATCAACAAGCGCCTCGACGGGTAGGGATGGGGCGGTCGCACTCCCGCATCATGCCGCGCGTTCACGCCATGCATGGTGCGGGTTTACGCCCCGCGCAAGCTGGCTGGTTTTGGCCACTGGCCAGTGTTCATCAGGGGTGTTGTTCGGTGGTCCGGATCGGACGATCGCCAATGCGCGCCCCAGTCGGACAGATGTTCGACAAAAGGGCCCTGGTGGCGAACACGGTCCGCATGAACACGCGCACAGCGGGTAGGGCTTCGACCACGTCACTCGCCTGGTTCCTCCCCGTTGCGACCCCCTGGAACAGCACGCGTGGAGCTCACCCGCGGTGACGGGCAAGGGTGACAAACGCCGAGCCGTCGTCAGGAGTATCCCGTGCTTCAACCGATCGAGCCCGTCAAGGACACTGCCCTCCCGCCGAGTCACCCACGGGATCTGGCAGGCCCATGGCACTCGGAGGCGGCGTGCCGCAGTGATGAGGCGGGATTGTTCTTCGCCCCGTCCAAAGAGCCGACAGCGGCGCGGCTGTCCCGTGAGGAGAACGCTAAGCGGGTGTGCGCCCGCTGCCCGGTGATGCTGGAATGCCGGGAACACGCGCTGCGGCAGCCCGAACCGTACGGCGTGTGGGGTGGTCTGACCGCCGCCGAACGCCGGGTCGTCCTCGCCCGCAGGCGCCGCCGCGAGGCGGAACTGCCGCGGACGGACCGGATCGCCGCCGCAGGCTGAACGGACGAACGGGCCGGGTCCGCCGCGTCAGTCGGCGGGCCCCGGCCCGTACGTTTTCTCCGCCGCCCTCGCGCCTGCCCAGGGCGCTCAGCGGCGATTCAGCGGGTGCTTCGGCGCGTGCCGGGTGCCGGCCGCGCGCTCAAGCGGTTGCGCCGGTCTCAGCGCGCGCGGTCGAAGTCGATCGCGCTGTACGCGCGCAGCTTCGACAGCCGGTGCGTCGAGGAGATCTGCCGGATCGTGCCGGACTTGGAGCGCACCACCAGCGACTCGGTGGTGGCGGTCTCGGCGCGGTAGCGGACGCCCTGGAGCAGCTCGCCGTCCGTGATGCCGGTCGCGACGAAGAACACGTTGTCCCCGCTGACCAGGTCGTTGGTGTGCAGCACCCGGTCCAGGTCGTGGCCCGCGTCGAGCGCCCGCTGGCGCTCGGCGTCGTCCTTCGGCCACAGCCGGCCCTGGATCGTGCCGCCGAGGCACTTGATCGCACAGGCGGCGATGATGCCCTCCGGCGTGCCGCCGATGCCCATCAGCATGTCCACGCCGGTGCCGTCGCGCACGGCCATGATGGCGCCCGCGACATCGCCGTCCGCGATGAACTTGATGCGTGCGCCGGTCTCCCGGATCTCCTTGACCAGCCCGTCGTGGCGCGGCCGGTCGAGGATCATGACGGTGACGTCCTCGGGCGCGCTGTGCTTCGCCTTGGCGACCCGGCGGATGTTCACCGCCGCGGGCGCCATGATGTCGACGTAGTCGGCGGCCTCGGGGCCGGTGACCAGCTTGTCCATGTAGAAGACGGCCGACGGGTCGAACATCGTGCCGCGGTCGGCCACGGCGAGCACGGCCACCGCGTTGGACATGCCCTTGGCGGTGAGCGTCGTCCCGTCGACGGGGTCCACGGCGACGTCGCACTCCGCACCGGTGCCGTCGCCGATCCGCTCGCCGTTGTAGAGCATGGGGGCGTCGTCCTTCTCGCCCTCACCGATGACGACGACGCCGTTCATCGAGACGGTGGAGACGAGCGTCCGCATCGCCTTCACCGCGGCGCCGTCCGCGCCGTTCTTGTCACCACGGCCGACCCAGCGACCGGCGGCCATGGCGGCCGCCTCGGTCACCCGGACGAGTTCCAGGGCAAGGTTGCGATCAGGGGCCTCGGGACTCACTTCGAGCTGGGGCGGCAAATGCTGTTCGGTCATCACAGCGCACCTTTCTGTACGAGGACGGCCGGAAAAGAGGGTGCTGTGACCTTATCGGGTCATCGCGAATATGAGCAGGGCGCACGTCACATGAGCGGCGCCCCCCGCGGCCTGGGCGGCGTGTCCCGGGCCGGGGCCGCGCGGCGCGCCCTGGTGCCCCGGCGGCCGACCCCCGGGCCCGGGCGCCGCCCGGCATGGGGGACCATAGGTGCGTGGCAAACAAGCGTGGCAATCAGACGGTGCGGGACCTGGTCCTGTCGATGGTGGTGCTCGGCGTCGTCGTCGCGTTCATCTACATCTTCATCCCGCACGACACCAACGCGGACCCGGTCAAGCCGATCGGCTTCCAGACCGAGCTGAGCCAGGCGCGGCGCGACGCGCCCTTCCCGGTGGCCGCGCCCGAAGGGCTCGGCAAGGACTGGCGCCCGACGACGGTCACGTACGACGCCCAGGACGCCAAGGCAGTCGAATGGCACCTCGGCTTCGTCGACCCGCAGAACGAGTACGCGGCCGTGGAGCAGGGCAACGGCCCGGCGGCGAAGTTCATCGCGGACAAGAGCAAGCGCGCGGTGCGGGACGGGAACCGTACGGTCACCGTCGCCGGGGTGGCGTGGGACCGGTACAAGGGCCCGAAGTACAACGCGCTGGTGCGGGTGGAGAAGGGCGTCACCACGATGATCACCGGCACCGCCCCCGACGAGCAGCTCGCCGAGCTGGCGGCCGCGCTCAAGGCGTCCTGACGCACACGGCGCAGGGGGCTTGGCGCACGAATGGTTCCTGACGCACGAATGGTTCTTGACGCACGAACGCCGGGCGGCCCGTGACGGGCGCCCGGCGTTCGGGAGTGTGCGGCGGGATCAGACGGTCGTGACGACCTCGTCGTAGGCCAGACGGGGGCTGCGGGTCGGGAACCAGGAGTCGGTGCCGGGCTTGCCGATGTTCACCACGGCGAGGACCGAGTGGTCACCCTCGGGGAAGAACTCCTTGTCGATGCCCGCGGCGTCGAAGCCGGTCATCGGGCCGGCGGCCAGGCCGGCGGCGCGGATGCCCAGGATGAAGTAGCCGGCCTGCAGCGAACCGTTGAGGGTGGCGGCCTGCTCGCGCACGGAACGCTCGGAGAAGAAGAGGTCCTTCGCCTGCGGGAAGTGCGGGAACTGGGTCGGCAGCTCCTCGTGGAACTCGTTGTCCGCGGCGAGGATCGCGACCAGCGGGGCAGCGGAGGTCTTCGGCTGGTTGCCCTCGGCCATGTGCTTCACGAGGCGCTCGCGGCCCTCGGCGGAACGGACCAGGACGATGCGCAGCGGCTGCTGGTTGAACGCGGTCGGCGCGTACTTGACCAGGTCGTAGATCGCCTGGATCTGCTCGTCGGTCACCGGCTCGTCGGTGAAGGTGTTGGCCGTGCGGGCCTCACGGAAGAGCAGGTCCTGGGCGGAGGCGTCGAGTACGAGAGACATAAGAACCTCTTACGGAATCGTGGCATATTGCGCCGATCGGGCACGTCGCGAACACTCTCATCAACCTGTGTGAAAGTTCAACGATTCCTGGGTTCGAGGTGACGCTCGTCACATGAACGCCAAATCCACCGGTGCTCGACCGGTCAAGCGACCGCCCCGCCACGTCACTCCGCGGCGGACTCCTCGTCCGGCCCCTCGGCGAGCGCCGCGTCCAGCCGGGCCCGCGCGCCCTCCAGCCAGCGGCGGCACACCCGCGCGAGCTCCTCGCCGCGCTCCCAGAGCGCCAGCGACTCCTCCAGCGTCGAGCCGCCGGCCTCCAACCGCCGTACGACGTCGACGAGCTCGTCCCGCGCCTGCTCGTATCCCAGCGTGTCCTGTTCTGCCATGGTCACAGCCTAGGCGGGAGGTACGACAGCGCCGGTGACCTTCACCAGGAACGCACCGCCGGAGACCCGGGCGCGCAACTCCTCGTCCGCCGCCACCTCGTCGGGGCCGCGCACCACGGAACCGTCCTCGCGCTGCAGCACCGCGTAGCCGCGCTGCAGGGTCGCGGCGGGGGAGAGGGCCACCACCCGCGCCCGGGTGTGCTCCAGCTCGCCGTCGGCCCGGTCCAGCAGATGCCGCAGCGTCCGGCGGCTGCGGTCCAGCAGCGCGTCGACCTGCTCCTCGCGGTGCTCGACCATCGTGTGCGGCCGGGCCATGGACGGCCGGCTGAGCGCCGCGTCCAGACCGCGCTGCTCACGGTCCAGCAGGCCGGTCACGACGCGCAGTGCCCGCAGCCCCAGATGCTCCACCCGGGTCAGCTCCTCGCCCACGTCCGGGACCACCCGCTTCGCCGCGTCCGTCGGGGTCGACGCCCGCAGGTCCGCCACCAGGTCCAGCAGCGGCGAGTCCGGCTCGTGCCCGATCGCCGACACGACCGGGGTGACGCACGCGGCCACCGCCCGCACCAGCTGCTCGTCGGAGAACGGCAGCAGGTCCTCCACGCTGCCGCCGCCGCGCGCCACGATGATCACGTCGACCTCGGCATGCGCGTCCAGCTCGCGCACCGCCTCCACCACCCGGGGCACCGCCTGCGCGCCCTGCACCGGCACATTGCGCACCTCGAAGCGGACGGCGGGCCAGCGCAGCCGCGCGTTCTCCAGCACATCACGCTCCGCCGCCGAAGCGCGGCCGGTCACCAGCCCGATGCACTGCGGAAGGAAGGGCAGCGGGCGCTTGCGGTCCAGCGCGAACAGACCCTCCGCCGCCAGCGCCTTCTTCAGCTGCTCCAGGCGGGCCAGCAGCTCCCCGACGCCGACCGGCCGGATCTCCGTCGCCCGCAGCGACAGCTGCCCGCGCGGGCCGTACCACTCGGGTTTGGCGAACAGCACGACGCGGGCGCCCTCGCCGACCACGTCGGCGATCTGGTCGAACACCGCCCGGAAGCACGTCACGGAGATCGAGATGTCGTGCGACGGGTCGCGCAGCGTCAGGAACACCACGCCCGCGCCCGGCCGCCGCGACAGCTGGGTGATCTGCCCCTCCACCCAGACGGCGCCGAGCCGGTCCACCCACCCGCCGATCAGCCGTGACACTTCGCCGACGGGGATCGGCGTATCCGCCGACGTACTCAGAGCCATGTGCCGAGCGTATCGGCCGCCGCCGACAGCGGGATTTCCTTCCGGCCGCGGTGTGTACGGCGACACGAAGGTGACGGCTATCGCTGCGGCCCGGTCCGCTATCGCTCCGGCCCGGTCCGCCGCCGGGAGAGCTGGACGGCCAGCACGATCAGGCCGGCGGCCAGCCAGACGGCCCCGACGACCTGGGCGGAGCCCGCGGCCTCGACGATCACGGCGACGGTGATCGCGAGGCCGAGCAGCGGGACGACGATGTGGCGCAGCACGCTGGGCGGCCCCTCCCGGCGGCGGACGGCGAACCAGCCGACGACCGACAGGTGCAGCAGCGCGAAGGCGGTGAGCGCGCCGATGTCGACGACCGAGACGAGCCGGTCCAGTCCGTCGTCGCGGCGGGCCGCCCAGACCGCGGCGACCAGGGTGACGACCGCCGCGAACAGCAGCGCCCGCCGGGGCACCCCGCTGCCCGCGTCGACCTTGGACAGCGGTCCCGGCAGCCGCCGGTCGCGGGCCATCGCGAAGAGCAGCCGGCCCGCGGCCGCCTGCCCGGCGAGCGCCGCGAAGGCCGCA from the Streptomyces sp. RKAG293 genome contains:
- a CDS encoding WhiB family transcriptional regulator; this encodes MLQPIEPVKDTALPPSHPRDLAGPWHSEAACRSDEAGLFFAPSKEPTAARLSREENAKRVCARCPVMLECREHALRQPEPYGVWGGLTAAERRVVLARRRRREAELPRTDRIAAAG
- a CDS encoding DUF1707 domain-containing protein; amino-acid sequence: MHKPTTEAELRASDADRDRISDILRDALAEGRLSAEEHSERLDHVYAAKTLGELEPLVRDLPATREGGPRPLAPLADPSSPVVAENLVAVFGGAARKGRWLVGRRTNAFACFGGVEIDLTEAVFQHQQIVIHATAIFGGVEVRVPENVTLRGSGTGIFGGFEVKTYEAPDPNAPVVIVTGTAIFGGVEAKAKRGKRLKEWINKRLDG
- a CDS encoding fumarate hydratase, whose translation is MPEFSYTDLLPLGEDTTPYRLITSEGVSTVEADGRTFLKVEPEALRTLAAEAMHDISHYLRPAHLTQLRRILDDPEASPNDRFVALDLLKNANIAAAGVLPMCQDTGTAIVMGKRGQNVLTSGGDEAALSHGIYDAYTKLNLRYSQMAPLTMWDEKNTGSNLPAQIELYATDGGAYKFLFMAKGGGSANKSFLYQETKAVLNEASMMKFLEEKIRSLGTAACPPYHLAIVVGGTSAEFALKTAKYASAHYLDELPGEGSPDGHGFRDKGLEEKVFELTQKIGIGAQFGGKYFCHDVRVVRLPRHGASLPVAIAVSCSADRQAVAKITAEGVFLEQLETDPARFLPETTDEHLDDDVVRVDLNRPMADIRAELSKYPVKTRLSLSGTLVVARDIAHAKIKERLDAGESMPQYLHDHPVYYAGPAKTPEGFASGSFGPTTAGRMDAYVEQFQAAGGSFVMLAKGNRSKQVTDACKAHGGFYLGSIGGPAARLAQDCIKKVDVLEYAELGMEAVWKIEVEDFPAFIVVDDKGNDFFTDPSGPVLSIGRRG
- a CDS encoding ricin-type beta-trefoil lectin domain protein; its protein translation is MRMSRKRRCRAAGTVLAVLATVLAGGAGLTTTASAAPQNSTVKPLSADLEQIRAAEATALYGSPAIRPVADRKTGLISLGDSEISGEGVGTYEAGTDGPTNWCHRSPDSAIHRTGIPADETYNVACSGAYTGNIRIGGSKQYADELVQSDSLAIKARNTKIKMVLLVAGANDDLQFGPVITDCVERWFLLQGSCDSKYSPGWQARVDGLVPKVEGTVQDLRTVMRDAGYADADYKLVVMGYPSPMSPDIYDNPGFPGKIPGGCTGYDTDLAWGRNYAVPTFELGMRQAAEASGAVYLDNSRLFHGHEACTDNTWARGLVVNITNPFPPDANSVRQSFHPNARGHAAFASCLTQLYNSGYQEAGCADPASTGTPVLHQGAWDDAFKPVTNAATGQCMDANGGSSRNNTALLGWSCHGGRNQSFAYDTQYQSLHIALSQDRCMDVPASNYSAGTGLILWDCHGGANQRFTMTAGTIRPVAATGLCVTQSAASSPLKLAACDGSASQHFA
- a CDS encoding DUF402 domain-containing protein yields the protein MTADTLLDGNGPGTSGYWSPGEQVLWRYRGNGTDELHICRPVTVVRDDAELLAVWMAPGTSCVKPVLTDGSPIHREPLATRYLKPRTTRVEQWWGAGVLKIAHPGEPWSVWLFWDKRWHFKNWYVNLEEPRRRWSGGLDSEDHFLDIAVRPDRSWHWLDEDEFAQAQLAGLMPAERAERVRSAGLEAAGVIRSWGRPFRDGWEDWRPDPGWPVPSLPDDWNRPAK
- a CDS encoding class I SAM-dependent methyltransferase — its product is MGTGGYEDIKRDRGGQAEAFDAIGDRYDEAFPHKDGQLTAGRWLAETLPAGSRVLDLGCGTGLPSTRQLAGAGHRVVGVDLSAGMLALAARYVPEAEFHQGDIADLRPGGTLDLGRFDGVAAFFSLLMLPRAEIPYALRAIHDLLEPAGLFILSMVEADVDDFAIPFLGNTIRVSGYLRDDLHQVVADAGFEVIEEESYAYAPASTDVPPEEQLFLYCRRRA
- a CDS encoding class II fumarate hydratase, which encodes MPEESSQDRPFRIEHDSMGEVRVPADAKWRAQTQRAVENFPISGQQIERAHIEALARIKAAAAKVNAGLGVLDKDIAEAIQEAAAEVVDGRWDDQFPIDVFQTGSGTSSNMNANEVIATLATERLGRDVHPNDHVNASQSSNDVFPSSIHIAATAAVTRDLVPALEHLAESLERKAAEFADVVKSGRTHLMDATPVTLGQEFGGYAAQVRYGVERLLGALPRLAELPLGGTAVGTGINTPPGFSAAVIAEVARTTGLPLTEARDHFEAQGARDGIVEMSGQLKTVAVGLTKISNDLRWMASGPRTGLAEINLPDLQPGSSIMPGKVNPVIPEAVLMVAAQVAGNDLTITMAGAAGNFELNVMLPVIARNVLESVRLLANVSRLLADRTVDGITANVERAREYAESSPSVVTPLNKYIGYEEAAKVAKKAVAERKRIRDVVIELGYVEQGKLTEEQLDAALDVLRMTHP